In a genomic window of Lepisosteus oculatus isolate fLepOcu1 chromosome 5, fLepOcu1.hap2, whole genome shotgun sequence:
- the mcee gene encoding methylmalonyl-CoA epimerase, mitochondrial — MAASMLKVVVTGLLCSSHRAVPIFRRLSVSKPVAQGVPGPIWKLGRLNHVAIAVPDLEKATSLYREVLGARVSETVPLPEHGVYTVFVELGNTKLELLQPLGEKSPIAGFLQKNKAGGMHHICIEVDDINAAIMDLKAKKIRTLSDEPRIGAHGKPVMFLHPKDCDGVLVELEQA; from the exons atggcGGCGTCCATGCTGAAGGTTGTCG TTACAGGTTTGCTATGCAGTTCACATCGTGCTGTACCAATATTCAGAAGACTTTCAGTGTCAAAgcctgtggctcagggtgtgcCAGGACCCATTTGGAAGCTAGGTAGACTGAACCATGTTGCCATTGCAGTCCCAGATCTGGAGAAGGCTACTTCTCTGTATCGGGAGGTGCTGGGTGCCCGGGTAAGTGAGACAGTGCCCTTACCAGAGCATGGGGTTTACACTGTGTTTGTGGAGCTGGGGAACACCAAACTGGAGCTTCTGCAACCCCTGGGAGAGAAGAGCCCTATCGCAGGATTCCTCCAGAAGAACAAAGCTGGTGGGATGCATCACATCTGCATTGAG gtGGATGATATCAATGCTGCTATAATGGATTTAAAGGCTAAGAAGATTCGGACTCTATCAGATGAGCCCCGAATAGGAGCGCATGGTAAACCAGTGATGTTTCTCCACCCTAAAGACTGTGATGGGGTGCTAGTTGAGCTTGAGCAAGCCTGA